The following is a genomic window from Nocardioides thalensis.
GTCGACTCGATGAGATCGGCGCTGCCGTCGAGGCTGTTGGTGTCGACCGCGACGACCGCGTCGACGGGGGTGGCCTGGCCGGTGATCCCCTCCAGGACGGTGGGCAGCCAGGTTGCGCCGTCGTGGCTGACGAGGACGACCACGACTCCAGACATGGTCGGCCACCCTACCGACCGGTCACGTGAGCCCTGAAAACGTCAGGCGGCGCCGGAAAATCGTCAGACGGCGCGCTTCTTCAGCTTGCGGCGCTCGCGCTCGGAGAGACCGCCCCAGATGCCGAAGCGCTCGTCGTTGCCGAGCGCGGCCTCCAGGCACTCCACGCGCACCTCGCAGGTCTGACAGACCTTCTTGGCCTCGCGCGTCGAGCCGCCCTTCTCCGGGAAGAAGGCCTCCGGATCGGTCTGCGCGCACAGCGCGCGCTCCTGCCAACCCAGGTCTTCGCTGTCGACCTCGTCGACCAGGAAGAGTTCTCGCATGGTTCCGCCCCTTTCGACCCCCAGTGGCTGCTCGTGGGGCGCCTCTTCCCCACGCGCCGGGCCGGGTGACGGTTCTGCACCCCCCGGTCGGCGAACCACGAATCACGTAGTTGGAATTACATGCATGTCATACCCCAGGAGTCAAGCCTCAGTCTGCTATACGCCGGTCCATACAGGAGCCCGGGTCGGACCCCGCGCTCGGGCGTGTCCGTGACGTTGGCACAGTTGTGCCCGTGCGGACCGTCCACAAGATCACCGTCCTGTCCGGCGGCATGGGAGGCGCGAAGTTCCTCCAGGGCCTCCTCCACGGCATCCGGGGCGGCACCCTGCCGGGAGTCGCCGACGACGCGGAGGTCACCGTCGTCGCCAACACCGCCGACGACTGGTGGATCCACGGCCTCAAGGTCTGCCCCGACCTCGACACCGTCATGTACACCCTCGGCGACGGCATCGACCTCGAGCGCGGCTGGGGCCGGCGCGAGGAGACGTGGAGCGCGAAGGAGGAGCTCGCGGCGTACGGCGTGGAGCCCACCTGGTTCGGGCTGGGCGACCGTGACATCGCCACCCACCTGGTCCGCACCCAGATGCTCGAGGCCGGCTACTCGCTCTCGCAGGTGACCGAGGCGCTCTGCCGCCGCTGGCTGACCCCGACCTACGGAGCCGGCGTACGGCTGCTGCCGATGACCGACGACCGGGTCGAGACCCACGTCGCCGTCGCCGACGCCGACGAGCCCAGCGGCAAGCGCGTCGTGCACTTCCAGGAGTACTGGGTGCGGCTGCGCGCCGAGGTTCCCGCCGAGACCGTGGTGGTCGTCGGTCTCGAGCAGGCCACCCCTGGGCCCGGCGTGATCGAGGCGATCGCCGGGGCCGACCTGGTGGTGCTGCCGCCGTCCAACCCGGTCGTCTCGGTCGGCACCATCCTCGGTGTGCCGGGCGTGCGCGATGCCGTCGCGACCACCGACGCGCGCGTCGTCGGCCTCTCCCCCATCGTCGGCGGCACCCACGTGCGCGGCATGGCCGAGCAGATGCTGACGTCGATCGGCGTCGAGGTGAGCGCCGCCGGCGTCGGCCTGCACTACGGCGCCCGGTCAGCGGGCGGCGTGCTCGACGGCTGGCTGGTCGACGAGCGCGACGCGGCCGACGTCGAGCGGGTGACCGCCGGCGGCATCGCCTGTGCCGCCGTGCCGCTGATGATGACCGACCACGACGCCACCGCCGCGATGGCCGCGGCCGCCGTCCGGCTGGTCGGGTGAGCCCGTGCTGACGGTCCACGCCCCCGACGGCGTGCCCGAGGTGACGGAGGGCGCCGACCTCGCCGGGCTCCTCCTCGCCGCGCTCGGCGACCACGCGCTCCGCGACGGCGACGTCGTCGCCGTCACCAGCAAGGTGGTCAGCAAGGCCGAGGGCCGGGTGTCGTACGGCGACCGCGACGCCGCCGTCGCGGCCGAGACCGCGCGGGTGGTGGCGACCCGCGGCGGCACCCGGATCGTCCGCACGCGGCTCGGGCTGACGATGGCCGCAGCCGGCGTCGACGCGTCCAACGTCGAGCAGGGCAAGGTCGTGGTGCACCCGCTCGACCCCGACGCCTCCGCGCGCCGGCTGCGGGTCGCGCTGCACGAGCGCACCGGCGCCAACGTCGGCGTGGTCGTCACCGACACCGCCGGCCGCGCCTGGCGCCAGGGCCAGACCGACATCGCGATCGGCGCCGCCGGCCTGGCGGTGCTCGAGTCCTACGCGGGGGCGGTGGACGGCTACGGCAACGAGCTCGCCGTCACCGAGCCGGCCGTCGCCGACGAGCTCGCGTCGGCCGCCGAGCTCGCGCAGGGCAAGCTGGGCGCGCGGCCGTTCGCCGTGATCCGGGGGCGGGCCGACCTGGTGCTGGCGCCCGACGATCACGGGCTCGGCGCGGTGGCGATGATCCGCGACGACGGCACCGACCTCTTCGGCTACGGGTCGCGCGAGGCGGTCGTGCGCGCCGTGGCCGCCGCGCCGGGCGACGACGTGCCGTTCGGCTCGACGGCGTCGCCGCAGGACCTGCTCGACGCCCTGCGCCGCGCGGGGATCGATGCGCGGCTCGAGCCCGACGAGGGCTCCCTCGTGTGCCCGGCGGACCAGAAGGTCGCGGCCGCCGTACTCGCCTTCGCTCATGGGTGGCGCGTCGAGCCCGATGAAGCACCCGATCGCACGGATTCCGGCGTCGATCTCCGGTTGCGCCCCGCGACTCCGTAGACTCGCCGCGATCTGCGGCTCCCGCCCGCCCCGACTACGACACCGAGGTACCCCGCACCGTGGCCAAGACCAGCAAGTCCGAGCGTTCGGACCGCCAGAAGGTCATCGACGACATCCGGCGCAAGCAGAAGAGCGCCGAGAGCCGTCAGGGCATGCTCATCGTGGGCGCCTGCATCGCCGTCGCCCTCGCGATCGTCGTCGCGGCGGCGTGGAACCCGGTGATGACCGCGATCCAGCAGCGCAGCAGCAGCGGCAAGCCGCTGAACGAGATCGGTGCGTCGGCCGCCGCGGCCTGCCAGGACGTGACGACCAAGGACGCGACGGGCTCGGGCGACCACGTCGGCACCGGGACCCAGGTCGAGTACGAGGACTCCCCGCCGGCCTTCGGCCAGCACTGGAACGAGGCCGGCGTCGCGCCGGCGCCGATCCAGGAGCGCTACTACACCGAGGACACGCGCCCCGAGCTCGAGTCGCTCGTCCACAACAGCGAGCACGGCTTCACGATCCTCTGGTACGACGAGGAGGCCGCCGACGACTCCGGCATGATCGCCGACATCAAGTCGATCGCGCAGCGCCTCGACGAGAGCGACACCAACAGCCGCTACTCCTTCAAGGCCGTGCCGTGGACCGACGAGGACGGCGAGCCGTTCCCCGACGGCCAGCACATCGCGCTGACCACGTGGACGACCGACGGCGACAAGCAGCTCGGCGTGTGGCAGTACTGCTCGGAGCCGAGCGGCGAGGCGGTCGAGGAGTTCATGAAGGACTACCCGTACACGAAGGCGCCCGAGCCCATCGGTGGAGGCGTGGGCTGAGCCTCAGGCCAGCACCGGCTCCAGCATCTCCAGGAGCGCCCGCTCCGTCGCCCTGACGCCCAGGCCGCCGTCCTCGCGGAGGATGCGCCAGGTCGTCGCGTCACAGATCGCGACGACCTGGGCGAGCCGCCGCTTGCGCATGGCCGCGTCGGTCGACCCGACGAGGTCGCCGAATGTCTCCCTGCACCACGCGACGTGGTAGTCACGGCCGCGCTGGGCGAGCTCCGGCACACCTGGCGCGAGGCGCGCCTCGGCGTACAGCTTGAGGATCAGGCGACCCGCCTCCTCGTAGAAGCCGACCAGCGCGTGCACGGTCTCCTCGACCGTCGCGCCCTTCGCCGCCTCCCGTGCTGACACGAGGCGCCCGAACTGGCGCTCGACTGTCGCCGCGAGCGTGCCCGGCTTGCCGCCGAAGCGACGGATGACGGTCTGGACCGTGACACCCGCGTCCGCGGCCACGTCCTCGAGCCGGACCTGGTCGTAGGGAAGGCGGCCGAACCGCTCGAGCATGGCGTCGAGGATCCGCTCGCCCGTGCGCTCGGCGGCCGCTGCCCGCGCACCCATGCGGTAGGGCCGGGTCTTGCTTTTCATGTGTATGAGACTAACATCATCTATATTGACGTTAGTCTCACTCATTCGAAATGACAGGAAGCAGATCATGGACCCCACCCGCACCGCCCGGCCGGCCGCCCACGCCGAGGGCTCGACGTTCGTCCCGACCCGTCTCGGACGGCTCCACGTCCGCACGCTCGGGGAGGGGCCGCTCACCGTCCTCTGGCCGTCGATGTTCGTCGACAGCCACACCTGGGACCGCCTCGTCGGCCACCTCGGCGGCGGCCGCCGCTTCGTCCTCGTCGACGGTCCCGGCCTCGGACTCAGCGACGCACTCACCCGGGACACCGACATCGCGGAGGCGGCCCACGCAGCGGTCGACCTGCTCGAAGGACTGGGCGCCGATGGTCCGGTCGACTGGGTCGGCAACGCCTTCGGTGGCCACGTCGGCTTCGACCTCGCCACCAGGCCCGGCGTCCTGCGGAGCCTGGTGGCCATCAGCTCCCCCGCCGAGCCGATCCCCGACGAGCTGCGCAAGCAGATCCGGATGATGCTGCCGATCCTTCGGGTCGCCGGGCCGGTGGGACCGGTACGGGCGGCGACCATCGAGGCGATGCTCACCGAGGCGTCCGCCGCGGATCCGCAGGTGCGCAAGGTCGTGACCGCATCACTCGCCCGTCCGTCGCGCCGGAGCCTGACCCGCGCCGTGCGGTCCTTCATCCTTGATCGAGTCGACGTCTCGCACCAGCTGCGCGACATCGTGGTGCCGAGCCTCTTCGTCGCCTCGGACGACCGGGGCGACTGGAGTGCGGAGGACGCGCGTCACGCGGCCCGGATCGCACCCGGCGCCGAGGCCGTGGTCATCACCGGTGCGCGCACGCTGATCCCGCTGGAACAGCCGGTCGCCACTGCGGCCGCGATCCTGGCGTTCTGGAAGAAGGTCGACCTGGCCTGAGGGGTCGCGTCCTCGAACACCGGGGCGGTCAGGTCAGCTGGTCCCGGCCGCTGCCCTTGAGCGCGGCGACGATTCCCTTCACGTCCTGCGCGCGCTCGCGCGTCGTCACGAGCAGCGCGTCGGGAGTGTCGACGACGACCACGTCGTCGAGGCCGATCACCGCGACCACCCGGTCCGAGCCCGGCACGACCAGCCCGGTGGTGTCCGAGCCGAGCACCCGCGAAGGGTCCCCCAGCACGACCCGCTCGGAGCGATCGCCGAGCAGGCCGGCGAGGGAGTCGAAGTCGCCGATGTCGTCCCACCCGAAGCCGCCGGGCACGGTGGCGACCCGGCCGGCCGCGGCCGCGGGCTCGGCGACGGCGTGGTCGATCGGGATCTTTGGGCACTGCTCCCAGAGCTCGTCGATGCGTGAGGTGTCGGCGGCGATCGTGCGCAGCGTGTCGACGAACGCCCGGTCCTGCGTCGCCAGCAGCTCGAGCAGCACGCGCGGGCGCACGACGAACATGCCCGCGTTCCAGCGGTAGCCGCCGGCGGCGAGGTAGCCCTCGGCGACCGCGACCGACGGCTTCTCCACGAACTCCTGCACCCGGCAGGCGCGGGCGTGGCCGGGGAGCGGGTCCCCCTGGTGGATGTAGCCGAACGCCGAGCTCGGGAACGCCGGCTCGATGCCGATCGTCACCAGGTAGTCCTCACGCGCCGCGGCGACGGCCTCGCGCACGGTGTCCCCGAACGCGTCGGCGTCGGGGATGACGTGGTCGGCGGCGAACGACCCGAGCACCAGGTCCTCGCCGCTCGCGTCCGCCCGCCGCTCGAGCACCGCGGCGGCGACGCCGATCGCCGCCATGGAGTCGCGCGCGGACGGCTCGGCGATCACGGCGTCGGCGCCGAGCGACGGGAGCTGCGCACGTACGGCGGCCTCGTGCCGCTGCCCGGTCACCACCAGGATCCGGTCCTCGGCGAGCGGCGCCAGCCGGTCGGCCGTCTGCTGCAGCAGCGTCCGGCCGCTGCCCGTCAGGTCGTGGAGGAACTTGGGCGATCCGGAGCGGGACAGCGGCCACAGCCGGGTGCCCGCGCCACCGGCGGGGACCACGGCCCAGAATCCGTCAACAGCAGGCACCCGGCGACAATAGCGGCGTGCCCACGTTCTCTGACGTCATGTCCGCCCGGTTGCGCCGCGACCCCGGCCAGCCGCTCGTCACGTTCTACGACGACGTCACCGGCGAGCGCGTCGAGCTCTCGGTGACCACCTACGCCAACTGGGTCGCGAAGGCGTCGTCGCTGCTCGTCGACGAGCTCGACCTCGAGCGGGGCGACACGATCCGCATCGACCTGCCGCCGCACTGGTTGGGCACGGTGTTCCTCGGCGCGGCCTGGACGGCCGGCCTCGTCGTCACCGACGCGGACGACCCTGACGCGGTCGTGTGCGGCCCCGACACGCTCGGCGACTGGGCGCCGCGGGCGACCGAGCTCGTCGTACTGGCGTGCTCGCTGCTGCCGCTGGGGGTCCGGTTCGCCGAGCCGGTGCCCGCGGGCGTGCACGACGTGGGCGTCGAGATCTGGTCGCAGCCCGACGCGTTCATCCCCTGGGACCCGCCGGGTGAGGGTGATCCCGCGCTGGCCTGGGCGGGTCTCGATACGGCCTCGCCTAGCGGCTCGGCCTACTCGACCACCCTGAAGGAAATGATAGAGACGGCCGCCGCCGGGACTCTCGTCTCCGACGGCGACCGCCTCTTGTCGACCGCGAACCCGGCTTCCCCACCAGGTGTCGCGGCCTTCCTGGAGCCCGTGGTCTCCCACGGCTCCCTGGTCCTGGTCGCCCGGGCCGGACAGGAGCGTCTCGATGCGATCTACGCCGCCGAGCGCGCCACCGCCCGCTTCCCCGCCTAGGTGCCAGGCACCGCTTCCCCTTCTTCCCCTCGATTCAGCCGATGTAGTTGAACGCGCCCGCGCTCTTGCCCAGCGTCACCCGCTCGCCGAAACCCTTGCGGGTGCCCGGGAACAGGTAGAGGTCGCCGGACTCCTTGCCGCGCGCCACCAGGTCCGCGTGGCCGGTGAGGCCCACGTCGCTGACGCCGACCAGCCAGTCGTAGCCGGCGACGTCGAGCGTGACCGGCTTGGTGCCGACCAGCCCGCCGGGGCCGTTGCCCGGGCGCAGCGTGATCCGGTCGCCGGTGCGGCTGAAGACGTCGGCGGCGCCGTCGAAGTCCCACCGGCCGACGCCGACGATGCGGTTGGCCTTGATGTTGCCGTAGGCCGGGTAGCTCTCCCGCAGGCCCTCGGTGCCGGCGCCCGGGTAGAGCCGCATCGAGCCGCCCTTCGGCTGGCCCATCAGGTCCGGGTAGCCGTCGCCGGTCATGTCGCCCACCGCGGACAGCAGCTGGACCCGGCCGAAGCCGGTCGCGATCTGCCGGGCCGTGTCGAACTTGCCCTTGCCGAGACCGCGGTAGAGGTCCAGGCTGCCGTCGCCGGCGCGGACCACCAGGTCGCCGACGCCGTCGCGGTCCCAGTCACCGGCCTTGAAGATGTTGCGCACGCCGTCGAGGTCGAGCCCGGTCTCGACCGGCTCGCCGACGGAGACCCGGCCGTCGTTGGCGCGGCGCAGCGGCAGGATCACCACGGTGCCGTTGCTCGCCCGACGCGCGACCAGGTCGGGGTGGGCCGAGCCGATTAGGTTGGACTCGAGCTCTCGGCCGCGCCAGTCGGTCTGGTACTCCTTCGCCTTGGCGCGGATGTCGGAGAGCCGGTTGTAGAGGTACTGCCCGGGGCAGGCCGTCGATCCGGCGTCGCGGTGCCCGTTGATGGCCTGGAAGTAGCGCGAGGTGACGAACGTCTTCTTCCACCCGGCGCCGACGCCGTGCAGGCCGAGCTTCCAGGCGAACAGGCGTCCGTAGGCCTCGATCATCGCGTCGGAGGGACGGGCGGTCTCGAAGTTGCCGATCGCCGACATCGCGAACGCGTCGTCGTTGTAGCCGAGCGTGTGGGCGCCGACGACGGGCCGGTGGACCCCGCCGTAGCGGCCCTCCCAGATCCGGCCGAAGCGGTCGACGAGGAAGTTGTAGCCCACGTCGCTCCAGCCCAGCGAGCGCGTGTGGTAGGCGTAGATGCCGCGGATGATGCCGGGCACCTGGGCGCGGGTGTAGTCGTTGGCGTTGACCGTGTGGTGGACGAAGCCGGCGTGGATCTCGTGGTAGTGCAGCGACGGCTTGTCGCGCATCCGCTCGTCGGCACCCCACTGGGCGCGGGAGAAGATCTTCGGCCGCGGGGCGACCGTGGTCACCGCGCGCATCTGCGCGTCGCCGCTGGCCGGCGCCTCGACGACCGCGGTGTCCGCGGTATCGGGGGCCATCAGGTCACCGGTGTCGATCTCGGGTGCCTGGCGCGCGGTCTGCTTGCTGGCGCCGGGGTCGATGACGGCGAGCTTCATGTCGGCCGGCGCGGTGCGGTCGGCCTCGACGCGGACCTGCACCTCGTCGACCTCGCCGACCAGGAGCGGGTCGGTGCCCGGACGGGCGTTGGCCGCCTCGGCGCTGTCGGGGTCGGGGCCGTGGTCGTCGTGGTACTCCAGGCCGATCCAGCCCGACCAGGTGCCCGCGTCGCGGTAGCGGACCTCGAGCCCGATCGCGTCGTCCGGGACCCTGCTGCCGTGTGCCCACGTGACGCCGACGGCGCCGTACCCCTCGACCGGGACGGCGTCGCTGGTGATGTGCTCACCGGTCGCCGTACGGCGCGTGGTCGCGCGCAGCGCGCCGGCCGCGAGCCGGGCGCCTGCCGGCGCGGTGAGGCTGTACTCGTCGACCTCGGCGTCGACCGGAGCGGTGGGGACCGTGGCCGGACGCTCGGCGGACCGGAGGAACACGCCGTGACCGGGCAGCACGCCCTCGGCGTCGGACGGCGGCCGCACGTCCATCGTGATCGTGCGCGCCGCGGGCGTCAGCACCGCGACCACCACGGCCAGCGCGAGCAGCTGCTGGCAGGCGGTCACGAAGCGACTGCGGTTGGCCGTCGACGGGCCGGAGAAGCTCGGGGAAAACATGGTGAATCTGCTCCAGTCGTGTGCGGGGAAGGTGTCACACGAGAAGCAACTTTCACATCAGTCACACGCGTTGGGAAGAGATCGCGAGTAACTACAAACGTGTAATTTCCACTCGACACGCCGACGTTCCCCAGAAATGTCAAGTCCCCGATCGGCAGGGCCGATCGGGGACTGAGCAGGAGCGGTCACCCGCTACACGTCGTCTCCGGTGTCCTCGTCCTCGTAGACGTCGTCGGGGTCGGCGTCGTAGTGGAGGTACTTGATGCCCTCGTCGACGTCGCCGTCGAAGCCCATCCGGCCGTTCTCGAGCACGATCACCCGGTTGCACATCTTGCGGACCGAGCCGGCCGCGTGGCTGACGTAGAAGATGGTGCGGCCGCTCTCGCGGACCTCCTTCATCTTCTGCATGCACTTGCGCTTGAAGGGCTTGTCCCCCACCGCGAGCGCCTCGTCGGCGAGGAAGATGTCCGAGTCGACGTGGATGGCGACCGAGAATCCGAGCCGCGCGCTCTGGCCCGAGGAGTAGTGGCCGACCTGGGTGTCCAGCTTCTTCTCCAGGCCCGAGAATTCCACGATCTCGTCGAACTTCCGCATCGTCTCGGCCTCGCTCATGCCGAGGATCGCGGCGTTGAGGATGAGGTTCTCCCGGCCGGTCAGCTGCGGGTGGAAGCCGGCGCCGGTGGCGATGAGCCCGGCGATCCGGCCCCGGGTGAGCACGGTGCCACCGTCGGGCCGCATCACGCCGCTGATCATCTTCAGCAGCGTGCTCTTGCCGGAGCCGTTGAGGCCCATCAGCCCGATCGACTCCCCCTCCTCGACCGTGAACGACACGTCGTCGACGGCGCGGAAGGTGTCGCTGATCTGCTGCCGGCGCGCGAGCGCGACGGTGATCTGCTTGAACGTGCGGTGGTACTGGAGCGTGAACTCCTTGGTGACGTTCTCCGCCTTGATCGCGATGGCCATGTCAGAGGCGCTCCGGGATCTTGTTGTCGAGCTTGTTGAAGATCAGCTGCGCGCCCACGAGCATCACCAGGCCGACGCCGAGCATCCCGAGCCCGAGCAACAGCAGGTTGTCGGGCAGGTGCTCGGCCATGATGTCGGACTTGCTGTGGTCCTTGTCGGGGACGCCGACCCAGAACGCGCGCTGGAACAGCAGCACGGCGTCAGCGAGCGGGTTGAGCAGGTAGAAGTCCGCCGCGCGGCCGAAGCGGCTCTCGACCATGCTGTAGGGGTAGATCATCGGCACGCCGAAGCGCACCAGCATCTGCAGGACGTTGACGATGTTGCCGAAGTCGCGGAAGAACACGTTGGCGACGCTGAACACGAGCGCGACCGCCGTCCCGATCGCCATGATCATCAGGAGCGCGATCACCATCGCGAGCATGCCCACCGGGTCTGGAGTCCAGCCGCTCAGCACGCACGCGATGACGAGCACCACGAGCTGCGGACCCACGTGGTACAGCGACACCAGCATCGTCGCGACGGGGAACATTTCCCGCGGCAGCGGCATCTTCACGACGATCGACTTGTTCCGCACGATCGACCGGGTGCCGGCGCCGAACGTCTCCGTGAAGAAGTGGACGATCACCAGTCCGGCGAACAGGTGGATAGGGAAGTTCGGCACCTCGTCGTGCAGGTTGAGGACGCCGCCGATGATCGCCCAGTAGACGAGGAACTGCGCGAGCGGGTTGATGTAGGACCACAGCAGCCCGAGGAACGACCCCTGGTAGCGCGCGTTGATCTCACGGCGCACCAGGAGCCGCAGCAGGTAGCGCCGCTGGAAGACCGCCAGCAGGCCGTTGTTGGCCGTCGGCGGCGTCAGCTGCGCCTCAGCCATTCGCGTCCGACAGTTCCGGGGAGGACTCCTCCATCCACGGCGCGAACGTCTTCTCCCAGGTCTCCGGAGAGGTGATGTCGGCCAGGGCAGCGCGGTAGCGCTCGGCGAGCTCGTCCCAGTTGGCAGCGAGCTCCTTGTGGATCGCGACCGTCTTCTTCATCATCTCGCGGAACTGCTGCGGGTCGCGGCGGTAGAACGCCTGGGCGCTGCCGTCGGGCAGCGAGACCAGCGCGGAGTCGTAGCGGGCGACCTTGTGCCACTTCGCGTCCTGGGCCATGATCTCGGCCTCCGGGAACTCCCGCGACGCCTCGCGCGGGGCGCGCAGCTGACGCAGCGGCTGGAGCAGCGCCTGGAGGGTCGCGGCCCTGCCGGAGATCACCGGCGACGGCTCCTTGCCCTTGCGCGGAAGCTTGTGTCGCTTGACCTCGGGCAGCTCGTCCGGGTCGGTGAGCAACGTGGCGTCGTCGTAGCCCTTGACCATCTCCTTGAGCGAGGGCAGGACGGTCGGGAGCAGCTCGTGCAGCGCTTCGGGGCCGCGGAGCACGTCCTCGAGCGCCTTGTGGCGCAGCGCCACCGTGGAGTACTGCATCGTCACCAGGTGCTTGACCTGGTGGTTGAAGCTCTCCTTCACCATCCGGCCACCGCGCGGGTACTGCGAGTGCAGCAGGGCCGCGATGAAGCGGTTGCGGACGTGGAAGTAGGACTGCCAGTCGAGCGCGTCGTTCTTGTCGGTCCACGGCACGTGCCAGACCGCAGCGCCGGGGAACGACACGGTCGGGAAGCCGGCGTCCTTGGCCCGCAGCCCGTACTCGGAGTCGTCCCACTTGATGAAGAGGGGCAGCGACAGGCCGATCTCGCGGAGCACCTCGGCCGGGATCAGGCACATGAACCAGCCGTTGTAGTCGACGTCGATGCGCGCGTGCAGCCACCGGGTCGAGCGGATGTTGCGCTCGCTGAGGTCCCAGGCAGGGAAGACGCCGGGAGCCGAGCCCCACCAGAAGGTGTACGGCGCGACCTTCTCGCCGAAGCTGTGCAGCTGCGCCTTCTGGTAGATGCTGAACATGTGGCCGCCGACGATCGTCGTCTTGCGGCACAGGTCGCCGAACACGATCGCGCGGACGATGCCCTCGGTCTCGCACTCGACGTCGTCGTCGAGCATCATCACGTACTTCGAGCGGCCGTCCTTGAGGCCCTCGTACTGGGCACGGGCGAAGCCGCCGGAGCCGCCGATGTTGCCCTGCTCGATGATCGTGAGCTTGTCGCCCAGCGCGGCCTCGGCCTCGGGGAAGTACTCCGAGTCGACGACCTTGTCCTTGCCCTGCTCCATGACGAGCACGCGGTCGAGGTAGCCCTCGAGCTGGGTGGACTCGCCGAGCTGGGTGAGCAGCTTGGCGCAGAAGTCCTGGCGGTTCATGGTGGTGATGCCGATCGTCACCGTGCCGTTGGTGGCGCGCTCCGGCGGCACCTCGGCGGTCCACTCGGCGGCCTCGACCACGGCGTCCTCGTCGGCCGCGACCACGTCGTACCAGTACCAGCCGCCGTCGGCGAACGGCTTCAGCGGCAGGTCGAAGGAGAACTCACCGGTCGTGTCCTCGACGGC
Proteins encoded in this region:
- a CDS encoding glycosyltransferase, which produces MTVTHTQTHEAAGAHAPGTARITLMRQIMPAGRDTDVIRLYVDPDPAQLDADKFDIGASRAAQEANAIAQRLQNATKGGKVIHPDQIESRTAFRVEMGESISFGTYFNAFPASYWRRHTIVDKVRLTVHLRGKGATVIVYRSLSNGRSQRVDSAAVEDTTGEFSFDLPLKPFADGGWYWYDVVAADEDAVVEAAEWTAEVPPERATNGTVTIGITTMNRQDFCAKLLTQLGESTQLEGYLDRVLVMEQGKDKVVDSEYFPEAEAALGDKLTIIEQGNIGGSGGFARAQYEGLKDGRSKYVMMLDDDVECETEGIVRAIVFGDLCRKTTIVGGHMFSIYQKAQLHSFGEKVAPYTFWWGSAPGVFPAWDLSERNIRSTRWLHARIDVDYNGWFMCLIPAEVLREIGLSLPLFIKWDDSEYGLRAKDAGFPTVSFPGAAVWHVPWTDKNDALDWQSYFHVRNRFIAALLHSQYPRGGRMVKESFNHQVKHLVTMQYSTVALRHKALEDVLRGPEALHELLPTVLPSLKEMVKGYDDATLLTDPDELPEVKRHKLPRKGKEPSPVISGRAATLQALLQPLRQLRAPREASREFPEAEIMAQDAKWHKVARYDSALVSLPDGSAQAFYRRDPQQFREMMKKTVAIHKELAANWDELAERYRAALADITSPETWEKTFAPWMEESSPELSDANG
- a CDS encoding ABC transporter ATP-binding protein, whose amino-acid sequence is MAIAIKAENVTKEFTLQYHRTFKQITVALARRQQISDTFRAVDDVSFTVEEGESIGLMGLNGSGKSTLLKMISGVMRPDGGTVLTRGRIAGLIATGAGFHPQLTGRENLILNAAILGMSEAETMRKFDEIVEFSGLEKKLDTQVGHYSSGQSARLGFSVAIHVDSDIFLADEALAVGDKPFKRKCMQKMKEVRESGRTIFYVSHAAGSVRKMCNRVIVLENGRMGFDGDVDEGIKYLHYDADPDDVYEDEDTGDDV
- a CDS encoding ABC transporter permease; the encoded protein is MAEAQLTPPTANNGLLAVFQRRYLLRLLVRREINARYQGSFLGLLWSYINPLAQFLVYWAIIGGVLNLHDEVPNFPIHLFAGLVIVHFFTETFGAGTRSIVRNKSIVVKMPLPREMFPVATMLVSLYHVGPQLVVLVIACVLSGWTPDPVGMLAMVIALLMIMAIGTAVALVFSVANVFFRDFGNIVNVLQMLVRFGVPMIYPYSMVESRFGRAADFYLLNPLADAVLLFQRAFWVGVPDKDHSKSDIMAEHLPDNLLLLGLGMLGVGLVMLVGAQLIFNKLDNKIPERL